One window of the Lycorma delicatula isolate Av1 chromosome 3, ASM4794821v1, whole genome shotgun sequence genome contains the following:
- the fdl gene encoding beta acetylhexosaminidase fused lobes isoform X1 — translation MIPLRRLKSVLYMSILGSLAFCTFYWYILSSEKHQGNRLFMDGTPDYWRWECNASYNLCERRIWKFGETGNTQRTCQMTCGLYSLWPIPNGEIFLSNRSVTFNFRTLQIMSIDVENTNVKHMLKAACQIFLKDIKKQNLINSIGSSPDVNSVKIFISVFGNNTNIHLRLGTDESYKLIIKKLNSEIHVLIKSGTYFGARHGLETLRQLMWGDEIHGKMRIIDRAKIVDSPSFTYRGILLDTASHYIPVTAIKRTLNAMSSVKMNVFHWHMSDSFSFPFYSKNNKHAIYGTESFKKVYTTGDIRNVIDYAILRGIRVLIEIDNPGHLGQGWNWGRRQGYGDLNTCFNNKQYCKNIKSCNQINPSNSKNYKLLQDIFSELNNISGETDLKHLGGNTDFECWKNSSNIYAMEAYKLKGFSGVLSYHQNKIYHMLYEINKGDLPNIILWSNYFKKFDDPTEYINSKIYIAQVTDESYNEEEKTLINKGYRVIISHEDKWMINPLLHWTRVYDHRPWQELTWSEREQILGGEACLWTQFIDEKTLDVRLWPTVAALAEVLWSDPEIESILDASIRIQIFRERLLERGISSDTLNPKWCAQNLGSCL, via the coding sequence aaCTCCGGATTACTGGCGTTGGGAGTGTAATGCAAGTTATAATCTTTGTGAAAGACGAATTTGGAAATTTGGCGAAACCGGTAATACGCAAAGAACATGTCAAATGACGTGTGGTTTGTATTCATTGTGGCCTATACCAAACGGAgagatatttttatcaaatagaagcgttacttttaattttagaacaTTACAAATAATGTCCATCGATGTAGAGAATACAAACGTTAAACATATGTTGAAAGCTGCGTGTCAGATCtttttaaaggatattaaaaagCAAAACTTAATAAATTCAATCGGTTCGTCTCCAGATGTTaactctgttaaaatatttatatctgttttcggaaataatacaaatatacatttacgATTGGGAACAGATGAgagttataaattaatcataaaaaaattaaactcagaaATACATGTACTGATAAAATCAGGTACTTATTTTGGGGCGAGGCACGGGTTAGAAACTCTCCGTCAACTTATGTGGGGAGATGAAATACACGGCAAGATGAGAATTATTGACAGGGCTAAAATAGTCGACTCTCCTTCGTTCACGTATAGAGGAATACTTTTAGATACAGCAAGTCATTACATTCCAGTAACAGCGATTAAAAGAACTTTAAACGCTATGTCGTCAGTAAAAATGAACGTATTTCATTGGCACATGTCAGATTCTTTCAGTTTccctttttattcaaaaaataataaacacgcTATATACGGAACCGAatcttttaaaaaggtttatacGACAGGTGATATTAGGAACGTAATCGATTATGCTATACTTCGAGGTATTCGAGTTTTAATAGAGATCGATAACCCGGGTCATTTAGGCCAAGGATGGAATTGGGGTCGCAGGCAAGGTTATGGAGATTTAAACACTTGTTTCAATAACAAacagtattgtaaaaatataaaatcgtgCAATCAAATTAATCCGAGTAACAGCAAAAACTACAAACTACTTCAAgacattttttctgaattaaacaatattagtGGTGAAACCGATCTTAAACATCTAGGTGGAAATACTGACTTTGAGTGTTGGAAGAATTCTTCAAACATTTATGCAATGGAAGCTTATAAATTAAAAGGCTTCTCGGGTGTTTTAAGTTATCATCAAAATAAGATTTACCATATGTTATACGAGATAAACAAAGGAGATTTACCGAATATTATACTTTggtctaattattttaaaaaatttgacgaTCCTACTGaatatataaacagtaaaatatatatcgCACAAGTCACCGATGAAAGTTATAATGAAGAAGAGAAAACATTGATTAATAAAGGTTACAGAGTTATAATTTCACACGAAGATAAATGGATGATCAATCCGTTATTGCACTGGACAAGAGTTTATGATCATCGACCTTGGCAGGAATTGACGTGGTCAGAAAGGGAACAGATACTGGGAGGAGAAGCTTGTCTTTGGACTCAGTTTATTGACGAAAAGACGTTGGATGTAAGACTTTGGCCGACAGTAGCAGCTTTAGCAGAAGTTCTTTGGTCGGATCCGGAAATAGAAAGTATATTAGATGCTAGCAtaagaattcaaatttttaggGAGCGTTTATTGGAACGTGGTATTAGTTCAGATACATTAAATCCTAAATGGTGTGCACAGAATCTTGGATCTTgtttatag
- the fdl gene encoding beta acetylhexosaminidase fused lobes isoform X2: protein MTCGLYSLWPIPNGEIFLSNRSVTFNFRTLQIMSIDVENTNVKHMLKAACQIFLKDIKKQNLINSIGSSPDVNSVKIFISVFGNNTNIHLRLGTDESYKLIIKKLNSEIHVLIKSGTYFGARHGLETLRQLMWGDEIHGKMRIIDRAKIVDSPSFTYRGILLDTASHYIPVTAIKRTLNAMSSVKMNVFHWHMSDSFSFPFYSKNNKHAIYGTESFKKVYTTGDIRNVIDYAILRGIRVLIEIDNPGHLGQGWNWGRRQGYGDLNTCFNNKQYCKNIKSCNQINPSNSKNYKLLQDIFSELNNISGETDLKHLGGNTDFECWKNSSNIYAMEAYKLKGFSGVLSYHQNKIYHMLYEINKGDLPNIILWSNYFKKFDDPTEYINSKIYIAQVTDESYNEEEKTLINKGYRVIISHEDKWMINPLLHWTRVYDHRPWQELTWSEREQILGGEACLWTQFIDEKTLDVRLWPTVAALAEVLWSDPEIESILDASIRIQIFRERLLERGISSDTLNPKWCAQNLGSCL from the coding sequence ATGACGTGTGGTTTGTATTCATTGTGGCCTATACCAAACGGAgagatatttttatcaaatagaagcgttacttttaattttagaacaTTACAAATAATGTCCATCGATGTAGAGAATACAAACGTTAAACATATGTTGAAAGCTGCGTGTCAGATCtttttaaaggatattaaaaagCAAAACTTAATAAATTCAATCGGTTCGTCTCCAGATGTTaactctgttaaaatatttatatctgttttcggaaataatacaaatatacatttacgATTGGGAACAGATGAgagttataaattaatcataaaaaaattaaactcagaaATACATGTACTGATAAAATCAGGTACTTATTTTGGGGCGAGGCACGGGTTAGAAACTCTCCGTCAACTTATGTGGGGAGATGAAATACACGGCAAGATGAGAATTATTGACAGGGCTAAAATAGTCGACTCTCCTTCGTTCACGTATAGAGGAATACTTTTAGATACAGCAAGTCATTACATTCCAGTAACAGCGATTAAAAGAACTTTAAACGCTATGTCGTCAGTAAAAATGAACGTATTTCATTGGCACATGTCAGATTCTTTCAGTTTccctttttattcaaaaaataataaacacgcTATATACGGAACCGAatcttttaaaaaggtttatacGACAGGTGATATTAGGAACGTAATCGATTATGCTATACTTCGAGGTATTCGAGTTTTAATAGAGATCGATAACCCGGGTCATTTAGGCCAAGGATGGAATTGGGGTCGCAGGCAAGGTTATGGAGATTTAAACACTTGTTTCAATAACAAacagtattgtaaaaatataaaatcgtgCAATCAAATTAATCCGAGTAACAGCAAAAACTACAAACTACTTCAAgacattttttctgaattaaacaatattagtGGTGAAACCGATCTTAAACATCTAGGTGGAAATACTGACTTTGAGTGTTGGAAGAATTCTTCAAACATTTATGCAATGGAAGCTTATAAATTAAAAGGCTTCTCGGGTGTTTTAAGTTATCATCAAAATAAGATTTACCATATGTTATACGAGATAAACAAAGGAGATTTACCGAATATTATACTTTggtctaattattttaaaaaatttgacgaTCCTACTGaatatataaacagtaaaatatatatcgCACAAGTCACCGATGAAAGTTATAATGAAGAAGAGAAAACATTGATTAATAAAGGTTACAGAGTTATAATTTCACACGAAGATAAATGGATGATCAATCCGTTATTGCACTGGACAAGAGTTTATGATCATCGACCTTGGCAGGAATTGACGTGGTCAGAAAGGGAACAGATACTGGGAGGAGAAGCTTGTCTTTGGACTCAGTTTATTGACGAAAAGACGTTGGATGTAAGACTTTGGCCGACAGTAGCAGCTTTAGCAGAAGTTCTTTGGTCGGATCCGGAAATAGAAAGTATATTAGATGCTAGCAtaagaattcaaatttttaggGAGCGTTTATTGGAACGTGGTATTAGTTCAGATACATTAAATCCTAAATGGTGTGCACAGAATCTTGGATCTTgtttatag